From the Lysobacter sp. FW306-1B-D06B genome, one window contains:
- a CDS encoding pseudouridine synthase, whose translation MLIAFNKPYGVLCQFTDRSTPPRRTLAEFGLPPDVYAAGRLDHDSEGLLLLTDDGTLAHRLTDPRHKQPKTYWVQVEGEPDETKIDALRHGVVLNDGPTRPAKVKRIEPPALWPRDPPVRFRKTVPDAWLEIAITEGRNRQVRRMTAAIGLPTLRLVRVAVGAHRLEGLAPGEWRAV comes from the coding sequence ATGCTCATCGCCTTCAACAAACCCTACGGCGTGCTGTGCCAGTTCACCGACCGCAGCACGCCGCCGCGGCGCACGCTGGCCGAGTTCGGCCTGCCGCCGGATGTGTACGCGGCCGGTCGCCTCGATCACGACAGCGAGGGGCTGTTGCTGCTCACCGACGACGGCACGCTCGCGCATCGCCTGACCGACCCGCGCCACAAGCAGCCCAAGACCTATTGGGTGCAGGTGGAAGGCGAGCCGGACGAGACGAAGATCGACGCACTGCGGCACGGCGTGGTGCTCAACGATGGACCGACGCGCCCGGCGAAGGTGAAGCGCATCGAGCCTCCGGCGCTGTGGCCGCGCGATCCGCCGGTGCGCTTCCGCAAGACCGTGCCCGATGCGTGGCTGGAGATCGCCATCACCGAAGGCCGCAACCGACAGGTTCGACGCATGACCGCCGCCATCGGCCTGCCGACGCTGCGGCTGGTGCGCGTGGCGGTGGGTGCGCATCGGCTCGAGGGCCTCGCGCCGGGCGAGTGGCGCGCCGTGTAA
- a CDS encoding PepSY-associated TM helix domain-containing protein — translation MKISSNTLRTFTTLHTWVGLVAGFALFVAFYAGAITIFHHDLQAWQSPQGVNAKAQTLDDAQRLLDETLERHPESRKHVGMVFPGEEYPITATYWQDAKGTWRYATTEHPEGRDEMPGGALSELVNALHYSLGIPVAGTYLMGIVSLLYGLALISGVIIHLPKLVEDLFALRPGRNLKRMWQDAHNVIGVLSLPMHIMFAVTGAMLCLVMIAMFALNPLIYRGQLMSALGPAMDTAPVVAPANREQALGSLAMWRERSIAIANEQGVASFEPAYLKLSNAGDANATIEITGASPGSLGPLGAVAMNANTGAKLATQLPGLRDANHATLSSAYALHFGEYGNHWVQWLYFLLGLGGAFLFYSGNLLWIESRRKRRQAEQGRAQLWMARATVGVCIGVCVAISVAFIATQLLQAPAFAAVELGFGVNFACFVAWGLCALWAALRPPIRAAQELLWAAAVTTALIPVAHGAVTGAWWWASAAAGQWALFAIDAGAIAMAVGFAWLARVTARRMREGEANSVWSASPAPVASRVQAPQA, via the coding sequence ATGAAGATCTCCTCCAACACGCTGCGCACCTTCACCACGTTGCATACGTGGGTGGGCCTGGTCGCGGGCTTCGCACTGTTCGTCGCGTTCTATGCCGGCGCGATCACCATCTTCCACCACGACCTGCAGGCGTGGCAGTCGCCGCAAGGCGTGAACGCGAAAGCGCAGACGCTGGACGATGCGCAGCGCCTGCTCGACGAAACGCTCGAGCGCCATCCCGAATCACGCAAGCATGTGGGCATGGTGTTCCCGGGCGAGGAATACCCGATCACCGCCACCTACTGGCAGGACGCGAAGGGCACGTGGCGTTACGCCACCACCGAGCATCCCGAAGGGCGGGACGAAATGCCCGGCGGCGCGCTGTCGGAGCTGGTGAACGCGCTGCACTACTCGCTCGGCATCCCCGTCGCCGGCACGTACCTGATGGGCATCGTCAGCCTGCTCTACGGCCTGGCGCTGATCTCCGGCGTGATCATCCACCTGCCCAAGCTCGTCGAGGACCTGTTCGCGCTGCGCCCGGGCCGCAACCTCAAGCGCATGTGGCAGGACGCGCACAACGTCATCGGCGTGCTCAGCCTGCCGATGCACATCATGTTCGCCGTCACCGGCGCGATGCTGTGCCTGGTGATGATCGCGATGTTCGCGCTGAACCCGCTGATCTACCGCGGCCAGCTCATGTCCGCGCTGGGCCCGGCGATGGACACCGCACCGGTCGTCGCGCCGGCGAATCGCGAACAGGCGCTCGGTTCGTTGGCGATGTGGCGCGAGCGTTCCATCGCGATCGCGAACGAGCAAGGCGTCGCATCCTTCGAACCGGCCTACCTCAAGCTCAGCAACGCGGGCGATGCGAACGCGACGATCGAAATCACCGGCGCATCGCCCGGCTCGCTCGGTCCGCTGGGCGCGGTCGCGATGAACGCCAACACCGGCGCGAAGCTCGCCACCCAGCTCCCCGGCCTGCGCGACGCGAACCACGCCACGCTGTCGTCGGCCTATGCACTGCATTTCGGCGAATACGGCAACCACTGGGTGCAATGGCTGTACTTCCTGCTCGGACTGGGCGGCGCGTTCCTGTTCTATTCCGGCAACCTGTTGTGGATCGAATCGCGCCGCAAGCGCCGCCAGGCCGAACAGGGCCGCGCGCAGCTGTGGATGGCGCGCGCCACGGTCGGCGTGTGCATCGGCGTGTGCGTGGCGATCTCCGTCGCGTTCATCGCCACGCAGCTGTTGCAGGCGCCGGCGTTCGCGGCCGTCGAACTCGGCTTCGGCGTGAATTTCGCCTGCTTCGTCGCCTGGGGCCTGTGCGCATTGTGGGCCGCGCTGCGTCCGCCGATCCGCGCCGCGCAGGAGCTGCTGTGGGCCGCCGCGGTGACGACTGCGCTGATTCCCGTCGCGCACGGCGCCGTCACCGGCGCGTGGTGGTGGGCCAGCGCCGCCGCCGGGCAATGGGCGCTGTTCGCCATCGACGCGGGCGCGATCGCGATGGCGGTCGGCTTCGCGTGGCTGGCGCGGGTCACGGCACGACGCATGCGCGAAGGTGAGGCGAACAGCGTGTGGTCGGCGTCGCCGGCGCCGGTGGCATCCAGGGTGCAGGCGCCGCAGGCGTAG
- a CDS encoding methyltransferase — protein sequence MKRLLLAALVPALLVAHAGMAAQPKAKPAAKAAASAAVDPALQAALASTTRDPKNVLRDQYRHPAQTLSFFGVKPNQTVVEITPGGGWYTEILAPYLKDGGQYVAAMYDPAIPNQPQYRYRQSKAMGERFANTQVYGKPEVRNFDPKAPNFGPAGSADVVLTFRNAHNWVDDGTADAYFKAFFDVLKPGGTLGLVDHRAKPGTDLEKMKTSGYLTEALVIELAQKAGFKLDAKSEINANPKDTADHPNGVWTLPPTNQHDAKDDAKYKAIGESDRMTLRFVKP from the coding sequence ATGAAACGCCTGCTTCTCGCCGCACTCGTTCCCGCCCTGCTCGTCGCGCACGCCGGCATGGCCGCGCAGCCCAAAGCCAAGCCCGCAGCGAAGGCCGCCGCGAGCGCCGCCGTCGATCCGGCCCTGCAGGCCGCACTGGCCTCGACCACGCGCGATCCGAAGAACGTGCTGCGCGATCAGTACCGCCATCCGGCGCAGACGCTGAGCTTCTTCGGCGTGAAGCCGAACCAGACCGTCGTGGAGATCACCCCCGGCGGCGGCTGGTACACCGAAATCCTCGCGCCCTACCTGAAGGACGGCGGCCAGTACGTCGCGGCCATGTACGACCCCGCGATCCCGAACCAGCCGCAGTACCGCTACCGCCAGAGCAAGGCGATGGGCGAGCGCTTCGCCAACACGCAGGTGTACGGCAAGCCGGAAGTCCGCAACTTCGATCCCAAGGCACCGAACTTCGGCCCGGCCGGTTCGGCCGATGTCGTGCTCACCTTCCGCAACGCCCACAACTGGGTCGACGACGGCACGGCGGACGCGTACTTCAAGGCGTTCTTCGACGTGCTCAAGCCGGGCGGCACGCTCGGCCTGGTCGACCACCGCGCCAAGCCGGGCACGGACCTGGAGAAGATGAAGACCTCCGGCTATCTCACCGAAGCATTGGTGATCGAACTGGCGCAGAAGGCCGGCTTCAAGCTCGACGCGAAGAGCGAGATCAACGCGAACCCGAAGGACACCGCCGACCATCCCAACGGCGTGTGGACGCTGCCGCCGACCAACCAGCACGACGCCAAGGACGATGCGAAGTACAAGGCGATCGGCGAGAGCGACCGGATGACGTTGCGGTTTGTGAAGCCGTAA
- a CDS encoding DUF4344 domain-containing metallopeptidase yields the protein MSTRLLIVLLSLALGVVSGAFGYSLINGKRQAAALAAAREEGRKEAEKALTDDMAVLKPVTFAKSADESKAGGVQFGYEYVKPKTAELEPFYKMAHDGDMLRHIPEVQAIDGMLMLPRPINYVTAECGEVNAFYSPERGEVVMCYETMKMLLERGRDLATQNKLDEGYAQRYLDANFRFILLHETGHALITLLQIPITGREEDAVDQLATTLMLRFAGLNESTNTVTENLRMASNWFLARSTGEYNLDAYADEHALGEQRYFNLQCLLYGSDPARYLSIVTDGDLPETRAKGCPEESRRISRSWLRLLLPYVAPKYEMTEEKANRLFEQRDEERARNTDSSYIR from the coding sequence ATGTCCACGAGACTCCTGATCGTATTGCTGTCGCTGGCACTGGGCGTGGTGAGCGGCGCGTTCGGCTATTCACTCATCAACGGCAAGCGCCAGGCCGCGGCCTTGGCCGCCGCCCGCGAGGAAGGCCGCAAGGAAGCCGAAAAGGCCCTGACCGACGACATGGCCGTGCTGAAGCCGGTGACCTTCGCCAAGTCCGCCGACGAGTCCAAGGCCGGCGGCGTGCAGTTCGGCTACGAGTACGTGAAGCCCAAGACCGCCGAGCTGGAGCCGTTCTACAAGATGGCCCACGACGGCGACATGCTGCGCCACATTCCCGAAGTGCAGGCCATCGACGGCATGCTGATGCTGCCGCGCCCGATCAACTACGTCACTGCCGAGTGCGGCGAGGTCAACGCCTTCTACTCGCCCGAACGCGGCGAAGTGGTGATGTGCTACGAGACGATGAAGATGCTGCTCGAGCGCGGCCGCGACCTCGCCACGCAGAACAAGCTCGACGAAGGCTATGCGCAGCGCTACCTCGATGCGAACTTCCGTTTCATCCTGCTGCACGAAACCGGCCACGCGCTGATCACGCTGTTGCAGATACCGATCACCGGCCGCGAGGAAGACGCCGTCGACCAGCTCGCGACCACGCTGATGCTGCGCTTCGCCGGTCTCAACGAATCCACGAACACGGTGACCGAGAACCTGCGCATGGCGTCGAACTGGTTCCTCGCGCGCAGCACGGGCGAGTACAACCTGGACGCCTACGCCGACGAACACGCGCTGGGCGAGCAGCGCTACTTCAACCTGCAATGCCTGCTGTACGGCAGCGATCCGGCGCGTTACCTGAGCATCGTCACCGACGGCGACCTGCCCGAAACGCGTGCCAAGGGCTGCCCCGAGGAATCGCGCCGCATCAGCCGCTCGTGGCTGCGCCTGCTGCTGCCTTACGTGGCGCCGAAGTACGAAATGACGGAAGAAAAGGCGAACCGCCTGTTCGAGCAGCGCGACGAGGAGCGGGCGCGGAATACGGATTCCTCGTATATCCGGTGA
- a CDS encoding AraC family transcriptional regulator: protein MQGVPEQFDHPLDVAQFRRPAHRAGVELYRAHIVRHTFDPHTHEAYGLGAIESGVERFRYRGSDHLAPADSRVMMNPDVLHTGRAETVGGWRYRMAYIDADVVEEVTGRRGLWFADAVDHDAARARRVTALLDALWCADEPLAFDGLLLSLLDGFDDQARAARPLRTHAAPRFAGVVDYLRDNLAQRVTLDELAAVAGLSPFHFLRAFRDQYDATPQQMLMALRLFQAKQRLARGDAPARVAAEVGLSDQAHLTRAFARRYGVTPARYQRQVRS from the coding sequence ATGCAGGGCGTGCCCGAACAATTCGACCACCCGCTCGACGTGGCGCAGTTCCGGCGCCCGGCGCATCGCGCGGGCGTGGAGTTGTATCGCGCGCACATCGTGCGTCATACGTTCGATCCGCACACGCACGAGGCCTACGGGCTCGGCGCGATCGAATCGGGCGTGGAGCGCTTCCGCTACCGCGGCAGCGACCATCTGGCACCTGCGGATTCGCGGGTGATGATGAATCCCGACGTGCTGCACACCGGGCGCGCCGAGACCGTCGGCGGCTGGCGTTACCGCATGGCGTACATCGACGCCGACGTGGTGGAGGAAGTGACCGGCCGACGCGGTCTGTGGTTCGCCGATGCGGTGGACCACGACGCGGCCCGCGCGCGTCGCGTCACCGCGTTGCTGGATGCGTTGTGGTGCGCGGATGAGCCGCTCGCCTTCGACGGCCTGCTGCTTTCGCTGCTCGACGGTTTCGATGACCAGGCGCGCGCTGCCCGGCCGTTGCGAACGCATGCGGCGCCGCGGTTCGCGGGCGTCGTCGACTACCTGCGCGACAACCTGGCGCAACGGGTCACGCTGGATGAGCTGGCGGCGGTGGCGGGCCTGAGCCCGTTCCATTTCCTGCGCGCCTTCCGCGATCAGTACGACGCCACGCCGCAGCAGATGCTGATGGCGCTGCGATTGTTCCAGGCCAAGCAACGCCTCGCGCGCGGGGATGCGCCGGCGCGCGTCGCGGCCGAGGTCGGCCTGAGCGACCAGGCGCATCTGACGCGCGCGTTCGCGCGGCGTTACGGGGTGACGCCGGCGCGGTATCAGCGGCAGGTGCGTTCGTAA
- a CDS encoding ribonuclease E inhibitor RraB yields MDRDFNAFPADEDGDALWLLATKGVDLSRRREIDFSVLMPSPQSAIDLAVELLRCEEKVSCTHDPDNVEFPMDVQVHPKLVPIHAAINQWQAELLEMATPFGGKLGGWGFEA; encoded by the coding sequence GTGGATCGTGATTTCAATGCCTTTCCCGCCGACGAGGACGGCGATGCCCTCTGGCTCCTGGCAACGAAAGGCGTCGACCTGTCCAGGCGCAGGGAGATCGACTTCTCCGTGCTGATGCCATCGCCCCAGTCGGCGATCGACCTTGCGGTCGAGCTTTTGCGTTGCGAGGAGAAGGTCAGCTGCACGCATGACCCGGACAACGTCGAATTCCCCATGGACGTGCAGGTTCATCCGAAGCTGGTGCCCATTCACGCCGCCATCAATCAATGGCAGGCGGAGCTGCTGGAGATGGCGACGCCATTCGGCGGCAAGCTCGGCGGTTGGGGATTCGAGGCGTAA
- a CDS encoding DMT family transporter: protein MWTGTLYALAAGLMWGLVFVGPLLLPEYPATLQSVGRYLAFGLIALPLAWMDRAALRRLSRADWTEALKLAAIGNLLYYVCLASAIQRAGAPLPTMIIGTLPVVIAISANLRDHRRDGRLPWRRLAPSLLLIALGIACVNRVELQALSAQPDADPMRYLQGALLAVIAVACWTWYPLRNADWLRAHPDRNPRTWATAQGIATLPLALVGYVLLWAGMAAFGSEFPMPFGPRPWFFIGLMAAIGLFASWIGTLCWNAASQRLPTALAGQLIVFETLAALAYAFILRGRMPEPLTLTGIGLLIAGVLWAVRIRPEPAVSEGHAA from the coding sequence ATGTGGACCGGAACCCTCTACGCACTCGCCGCTGGCCTCATGTGGGGCCTCGTCTTCGTCGGCCCACTGCTGCTGCCGGAATACCCGGCCACGTTGCAGTCGGTCGGGCGCTACCTCGCCTTCGGCCTGATCGCATTGCCGCTGGCGTGGATGGACCGCGCCGCGCTGCGGCGTCTGTCGCGCGCGGACTGGACCGAAGCGCTCAAGCTCGCCGCCATCGGCAACCTGCTCTATTACGTCTGCCTGGCCAGCGCGATCCAGCGCGCAGGCGCGCCGCTGCCGACGATGATCATCGGCACGTTGCCCGTGGTGATCGCCATCAGCGCCAACCTGCGCGACCACCGCCGCGACGGTCGCCTGCCGTGGCGCCGCCTGGCGCCCTCGCTGCTGCTGATCGCCCTCGGCATCGCCTGCGTGAATCGCGTGGAGCTGCAGGCCCTGAGCGCGCAGCCCGATGCCGACCCCATGCGCTACCTGCAAGGCGCGCTGCTGGCGGTGATCGCCGTGGCCTGCTGGACCTGGTACCCGCTGCGCAACGCGGACTGGCTGCGCGCGCATCCCGACCGCAACCCGCGTACCTGGGCCACCGCGCAGGGCATCGCGACGCTGCCGCTGGCGCTGGTGGGCTACGTGCTGCTGTGGGCGGGCATGGCCGCCTTCGGTAGCGAATTCCCGATGCCCTTCGGCCCGCGCCCGTGGTTCTTCATCGGGCTGATGGCGGCGATCGGCCTGTTCGCCTCGTGGATCGGCACGCTGTGCTGGAACGCCGCCAGCCAGCGCCTGCCCACCGCATTGGCCGGCCAGCTGATCGTCTTCGAGACGCTCGCCGCGCTGGCCTACGCCTTCATCCTGCGCGGGCGCATGCCCGAGCCGCTGACGCTGACCGGCATCGGCCTGCTGATCGCCGGCGTGCTCTGGGCCGTGCGCATCCGACCCGAACCCGCCGTGTCCGAGGGCCACGCCGCCTGA
- a CDS encoding TonB-dependent siderophore receptor, translating to MRPFRSSVRSLPVSIRHALALALLAGAATPALAQDATDLDAVQVRAPIARSAGTATKTDTPIREIPQSISVVTDQQMKDRAIHGIEEAVWYTAGAQGGGYGGDPRSDWLLLRGFTPARYMDGLSLAEGSGTGITRVEPYGLERVEVLKGPASVAYGAMPPGGMLNYVSKRPTQETLREVEVQVGNYDLFQVAADFGGKLTDDGVWTYRLTALARNSDDVTDYVHDDRYFIAPALTWKPDEANSLTLLARYQKNDTVAGAGFLPQEGTLLPNPNGKIPQNRFTGEPGFNDYDKTMTSFGWEYFHDFGGGTTFRQNLRYGVTEIDPSTSVGAFGLLADQRTLFRYLWKTEEESKTFGVDNQLLFHFDTGAVEHTLLTGLDFRRARNDYASAFTFAGAPTLDIFNPVYGAPIVEPDYTSRTRQEQSQFGLYAQDQMKLDRWVVTLGARQDWVGTDTHEVIGGAQSHQSDDKFSGRVGVNYLFDNGLAPYIGWSQSFQPTVGTDFNGRAFVPTTGEQTEVGIKYQPDNNRILATLAVYELLQENTLVVDPNHTFFQIQQGEIKVRGVELEGRWNIGNGLSVFGAYTYADSEVTKTTDPLSLGAEIPLQPKNVASLGADYTITAGTLAGLGFGAGVRYTGEHYGDAYNLYQTPSYTLFDASVHYDIGAWRLQLNAANVGDKEYIATCNSAAWCYYGYPRTVTATARFQW from the coding sequence ATGCGCCCCTTCCGCTCCTCCGTCCGGTCGCTGCCGGTCTCGATCCGCCACGCCCTCGCCCTCGCGCTGCTGGCCGGCGCGGCCACGCCCGCCCTCGCCCAGGACGCTACCGATCTGGACGCCGTCCAGGTGCGGGCGCCGATCGCCCGCAGCGCCGGCACGGCCACCAAGACCGACACCCCGATCCGCGAGATCCCGCAGTCGATCTCCGTCGTCACCGACCAGCAGATGAAGGACCGCGCGATCCACGGCATCGAGGAGGCCGTGTGGTACACGGCCGGCGCGCAGGGCGGCGGCTACGGCGGCGATCCGCGCAGCGACTGGCTCCTGCTGCGCGGCTTTACGCCGGCGCGCTACATGGACGGCCTGTCGTTGGCGGAAGGCTCCGGCACCGGCATCACCCGCGTCGAGCCCTACGGCCTGGAGCGCGTGGAAGTGCTGAAGGGCCCGGCGTCGGTCGCCTACGGCGCGATGCCGCCCGGCGGCATGCTCAACTACGTCAGCAAGCGCCCGACGCAGGAAACCCTGCGCGAAGTGGAAGTGCAGGTCGGCAACTACGATCTGTTCCAGGTCGCCGCCGACTTCGGCGGCAAGCTCACCGACGACGGCGTGTGGACCTACCGCCTGACCGCGCTGGCGCGCAACAGCGACGACGTGACCGACTACGTCCACGACGACCGTTACTTCATCGCCCCGGCGCTGACGTGGAAGCCGGACGAAGCCAACTCGCTCACGCTGCTCGCGCGCTACCAGAAGAACGACACCGTCGCCGGCGCCGGCTTCCTGCCGCAGGAAGGCACGCTGCTGCCGAACCCGAACGGCAAGATCCCGCAGAACCGTTTCACCGGCGAGCCGGGCTTCAACGACTACGACAAGACGATGACGTCGTTCGGCTGGGAGTACTTCCACGACTTCGGCGGCGGCACCACCTTTCGCCAGAACCTGCGCTATGGCGTGACCGAGATCGACCCGAGCACGTCGGTCGGTGCGTTCGGCCTGCTCGCCGACCAGCGCACGCTGTTCCGCTACCTGTGGAAGACCGAGGAAGAGAGCAAGACCTTCGGCGTCGATAACCAGCTGCTGTTCCATTTCGACACGGGTGCGGTCGAGCACACGCTGCTCACCGGCCTGGACTTCCGCCGCGCACGCAACGACTACGCGTCCGCCTTCACCTTCGCCGGTGCGCCGACGCTCGACATCTTCAATCCGGTCTACGGCGCGCCGATCGTCGAACCCGACTACACCTCGCGCACGCGCCAGGAGCAGTCGCAGTTCGGCCTGTACGCGCAGGACCAGATGAAGCTGGACCGCTGGGTGGTCACGCTGGGCGCGCGCCAGGACTGGGTCGGCACCGATACGCATGAAGTGATCGGCGGCGCGCAGTCGCACCAGAGCGACGACAAGTTCTCCGGCCGCGTCGGCGTGAATTACCTGTTCGACAACGGCCTGGCGCCGTACATCGGCTGGTCGCAGTCGTTCCAGCCCACCGTGGGCACGGACTTCAACGGTCGCGCCTTCGTGCCGACGACCGGCGAGCAGACCGAGGTCGGCATCAAGTATCAGCCGGACAACAACCGCATCCTCGCCACGCTGGCGGTGTACGAGCTGTTGCAGGAGAACACGCTGGTCGTCGATCCGAACCACACCTTCTTCCAGATCCAGCAGGGCGAGATCAAGGTGCGCGGCGTCGAACTGGAAGGCCGCTGGAACATCGGCAACGGCCTGAGCGTCTTCGGTGCCTACACCTACGCCGATTCGGAAGTGACCAAGACCACCGACCCGCTGTCGCTGGGTGCGGAAATCCCGCTGCAGCCCAAGAACGTCGCCTCGCTCGGCGCGGACTACACCATCACCGCCGGCACGCTGGCGGGCCTGGGCTTCGGCGCGGGCGTGCGCTACACGGGCGAGCATTACGGCGACGCGTACAACCTTTACCAGACGCCGTCGTACACGCTATTCGACGCCTCGGTGCACTACGACATCGGTGCGTGGCGCCTGCAGCTCAACGCCGCGAACGTGGGCGACAAGGAATACATCGCCACCTGCAACAGCGCGGCCTGGTGCTACTACGGCTACCCGCGCACCGTCACCGCCACCGCGCGCTTCCAGTGGTGA
- a CDS encoding YciI family protein: protein MTIPDEDLPAVSEASHAVVREAKAAGVWIFGAGIQTQRASIVAADGVVSDGPYPETKAVIGGFSIIEVPSREEALMWAARFAASCRCAQEVREIMYDAES, encoded by the coding sequence ATGACGATCCCCGACGAGGACCTCCCCGCCGTGTCCGAGGCTTCGCACGCCGTGGTGCGTGAGGCCAAGGCGGCCGGCGTCTGGATCTTCGGCGCTGGCATCCAGACCCAGCGGGCGAGCATCGTCGCTGCCGATGGCGTTGTCTCCGACGGACCCTACCCGGAGACCAAGGCCGTCATCGGCGGCTTCTCGATCATTGAAGTGCCCTCTCGCGAAGAAGCGCTGATGTGGGCCGCCAGGTTCGCCGCGTCCTGCCGCTGCGCCCAGGAAGTGCGCGAGATCATGTACGACGCGGAGTCGTGA
- a CDS encoding LysR substrate-binding domain-containing protein has translation MSRPPLQALLGFIAAARAGNLTRAAESMHLTVSALSHQVRAIEERLDRRLFVRGARGVKLTEHGQALYDRIAPHLEAIEQALAPRRVRRDDALTLTLMPSFASSWLVPRLPRFLATHPQLEISLQSNVDPIDFARETVIDAGIRFGPGKWPGLEAVHLFDDWMTPTASPALIERLGRPTLANLSEFPLLGAPGGRWSEWFARYGGTPPARFVAIFDDSENLHRAAAEGMGIVLGRVTLARPLVEAGRLVELFDERLKTEFAHYLVYPSRSRDHRGLALFRDWLLEEAAQYATSDAMTPRVAKPARKPASRKPAPPKRRPRAVR, from the coding sequence ATGAGTCGTCCGCCGTTGCAGGCGTTGCTGGGATTCATCGCCGCCGCGCGCGCAGGGAACCTCACCCGCGCGGCCGAGTCGATGCACCTCACCGTCAGCGCTTTGAGCCATCAGGTCCGTGCGATCGAGGAACGCCTCGACCGTCGTCTCTTCGTGCGCGGCGCGCGCGGCGTGAAACTCACCGAGCACGGCCAGGCGCTGTACGACCGCATCGCGCCGCACCTGGAGGCGATCGAACAGGCGCTCGCGCCGCGCCGCGTGCGCCGCGACGACGCGCTCACCCTCACGCTGATGCCTTCCTTCGCTTCCAGCTGGCTGGTGCCGCGCCTGCCGCGCTTCCTCGCCACGCATCCGCAGCTGGAGATCAGCCTGCAATCCAACGTCGATCCCATCGACTTCGCGCGCGAAACCGTCATCGACGCCGGCATCCGTTTCGGCCCGGGCAAGTGGCCGGGACTGGAAGCGGTGCACCTGTTCGACGACTGGATGACCCCGACCGCGAGCCCGGCGCTGATCGAACGCCTCGGCCGCCCGACCCTGGCGAACCTGAGCGAGTTCCCGCTGCTCGGCGCGCCCGGCGGGCGCTGGAGCGAGTGGTTCGCGCGTTACGGCGGCACGCCGCCGGCGCGGTTCGTGGCGATTTTCGACGACTCGGAAAACCTGCACCGTGCCGCCGCCGAAGGCATGGGCATCGTGCTCGGCCGCGTGACGCTGGCACGGCCGCTGGTGGAGGCCGGGCGGCTGGTGGAGCTGTTCGACGAGCGGCTGAAGACCGAGTTCGCCCACTACCTCGTGTACCCGTCGCGTTCGCGCGATCACCGCGGTCTGGCGTTGTTCCGCGACTGGCTCCTGGAAGAAGCCGCGCAATACGCGACCAGCGACGCGATGACGCCACGCGTCGCCAAGCCCGCGCGCAAACCGGCGTCGCGCAAGCCCGCCCCGCCCAAACGCCGCCCCCGTGCCGTCCGTTGA